One genomic segment of Saprospiraceae bacterium includes these proteins:
- the odhB gene encoding 2-oxoglutarate dehydrogenase complex dihydrolipoyllysine-residue succinyltransferase translates to MAIIELKVPPIGESITEVTLSRWLKPDGSVVQLDEPICEFDSDKATLEFPSEASGKLVHVAREGEDLPIGALVAHIDTSMMTPIENHSTTIRTQVSEQESKVDKIAAPSAAKILREAEISVSKIPGTGKGGRITKQDALMASSHKSISEDDTFLESGKEIKLDAVLTSADLRNTRREKMSRMRRTISKRLVNARNQTAMLTTFNEVDMSALIELRKKYNEDFEKKHGIKIGFMSLFAKACSQVLIEMPEVNAFIEGEEIIYHDYVDIAIAISTPQGLVVPPVKNVEHMSIYEFEKQLKILADKARTASLTMDEMSGGTFTITNGGIFGSLMSTPILNEPQSAILGMHAIKERPVVVNGTIVARPMMYLALSYDHRLIDGSSSVRFLVKVKELLEDPVRMFLQL, encoded by the coding sequence ATGGCCATCATTGAATTAAAGGTACCTCCTATCGGAGAATCCATTACCGAAGTTACCCTTTCCAGGTGGTTGAAACCGGATGGAAGCGTCGTGCAATTGGATGAACCGATTTGTGAATTTGATTCAGATAAAGCCACACTTGAATTTCCTTCAGAAGCTTCAGGAAAATTGGTGCACGTTGCCAGGGAAGGAGAGGATCTGCCGATTGGTGCGCTGGTTGCCCACATCGATACTTCAATGATGACTCCGATTGAAAATCATTCAACGACCATTCGCACTCAAGTTTCTGAACAGGAATCTAAAGTTGATAAAATTGCAGCCCCGTCTGCAGCTAAAATTTTAAGAGAAGCAGAAATTTCTGTATCTAAAATACCTGGTACAGGAAAAGGAGGTCGAATCACAAAACAGGATGCCTTAATGGCATCATCCCATAAATCCATTTCTGAAGATGATACATTCCTGGAATCCGGAAAGGAAATAAAATTGGATGCAGTATTAACTTCAGCAGATCTTCGAAATACCAGACGAGAGAAAATGAGCCGGATGCGTCGAACCATTTCCAAACGCCTGGTAAATGCCCGCAATCAGACCGCTATGCTGACGACCTTTAATGAAGTGGATATGTCAGCATTAATTGAACTCAGAAAGAAATACAACGAAGATTTCGAAAAAAAACACGGCATTAAAATCGGCTTTATGTCGCTTTTTGCAAAAGCCTGTAGCCAGGTACTGATTGAAATGCCCGAAGTCAATGCTTTTATTGAAGGCGAAGAAATCATTTATCACGACTATGTCGATATTGCCATTGCGATTTCCACTCCTCAAGGGCTGGTTGTACCTCCGGTTAAAAACGTCGAACACATGAGCATCTATGAGTTCGAGAAGCAATTGAAAATTCTTGCAGACAAAGCCCGCACGGCTTCGCTGACAATGGATGAAATGTCTGGAGGCACGTTTACAATTACCAATGGAGGCATATTCGGTTCTTTAATGAGTACCCCTATCCTCAACGAGCCGCAATCAGCAATACTTGGAATGCATGCCATAAAAGAAAGGCCAGTCGTAGTCAATGGAACCATTGTGGCCAGGCCTATGATGTATCTGGCGCTCTCTTACGATCATCGCCTCATCGATGGATCTTCTTCTGTCCGTTTCCTGGTCAAAGTGAAGGAATTATTGGAAGATCCGGTACGGATGTTTTTGCAGCTTTGA
- a CDS encoding SulP family inorganic anion transporter: MKRTFKYYRIMWIRHDLSAGISVFLIALPLCLGIALASNAPAYAGVLSGIIGGIVVGLISKSPFAVSGPAAGLTTVVAAAIIGMGDFRLFLLSVCIAGLFQILLAIFKVGVLVHYFPSSVIKGMLAAIGILLISKQIPIALGYDQPDFWTSGFLEVFESKNFLGNLSNFWDHLSVSTILITAFSLGILIYFRNTRHKKLRSLPAPFFVVAFGIFAAFLLSNLELGMVLKPTQMVEVPLRIFDDLVFPDFSKLFSSVEIWETGLTLGLLASLETLLCIDAMDKLDPHNRITPVNRELFAQGVGNLLCGILGAIPLTAVVVRGSANMEAGARTKMSAITHGFLLLLAVVLFPIVLNKIPYASLGAILLVTGYYLTKPKLYKNMFSIGSNQYLPFLITIFMILMTNLLIGVSIGLLLSIYYIVQKNFKAEYKLSHTRQEGIDAYTVKLNTNVTFLNKVNLRKVLDEIPEYSILNIDGRDCNFLDYDILEIISDFHNKARDRHIELHLMGIQKVESFSIHD; this comes from the coding sequence ATGAAGAGGACGTTTAAGTATTACCGGATCATGTGGATCCGGCATGATCTGTCCGCCGGAATTTCAGTGTTTTTAATTGCCTTGCCCTTATGCCTGGGGATTGCACTTGCCTCAAATGCACCCGCTTATGCCGGTGTGCTTTCAGGTATCATTGGTGGGATCGTAGTTGGTCTGATCAGCAAATCGCCGTTTGCGGTTTCGGGTCCTGCGGCCGGGTTAACTACGGTTGTTGCAGCCGCTATCATTGGAATGGGTGATTTCAGATTATTTTTATTGTCCGTTTGCATTGCTGGATTATTTCAAATCCTTTTGGCTATTTTCAAAGTAGGAGTCCTTGTTCATTATTTCCCCTCTTCTGTGATCAAAGGAATGTTGGCAGCGATCGGGATTTTACTGATATCCAAACAAATTCCAATAGCTCTCGGATATGACCAACCCGATTTTTGGACGAGTGGATTTCTCGAAGTTTTTGAATCTAAAAATTTTTTAGGCAATCTTTCAAATTTCTGGGATCACCTGAGTGTATCTACCATTCTCATTACGGCTTTTTCTTTGGGAATATTAATTTATTTCAGGAATACGCGCCACAAAAAGTTAAGGAGCCTGCCCGCTCCATTTTTTGTCGTCGCTTTCGGAATATTCGCCGCTTTTCTTTTATCAAATTTAGAACTTGGAATGGTTCTGAAACCAACCCAAATGGTTGAAGTTCCGCTTCGTATTTTTGATGACCTGGTATTTCCGGATTTTTCAAAACTGTTTTCATCGGTTGAGATTTGGGAAACGGGATTGACCCTTGGCTTGTTGGCTTCCCTGGAAACGCTGCTTTGTATTGATGCCATGGATAAACTGGATCCGCACAATCGCATCACGCCTGTAAACCGGGAATTATTTGCACAAGGTGTGGGAAATCTACTCTGCGGAATTCTGGGCGCTATACCACTCACTGCAGTAGTTGTAAGAGGTTCGGCAAATATGGAAGCAGGAGCAAGAACCAAAATGTCTGCCATTACCCATGGCTTTTTATTACTTCTTGCTGTTGTTTTGTTTCCGATTGTTCTCAATAAAATCCCCTATGCTTCTCTTGGTGCCATATTGCTGGTGACAGGTTATTATCTGACCAAACCGAAATTGTATAAAAACATGTTTTCAATTGGATCGAATCAGTATTTGCCATTTTTAATTACCATATTTATGATCCTGATGACCAACTTACTAATAGGTGTGAGCATTGGATTGTTACTTTCGATCTATTATATTGTACAGAAAAATTTTAAAGCGGAATATAAATTGTCTCACACCAGACAGGAAGGCATAGATGCATACACGGTCAAACTCAACACCAATGTAACATTTCTAAACAAAGTGAATTTGCGAAAGGTATTGGATGAAATTCCGGAATACAGCATACTGAATATCGATGGCAGAGATTGTAATTTTCTTGATTATGACATTCTGGAGATCATTAGTGACTTTCACAACAAAGCAAGGGACAGACACATTGAATTGCATCTGATGGGTATACAAAAAGTTGAATCGTTTTCCATTCACGATTGA
- a CDS encoding VWA domain-containing protein, with translation MELNPLQRWKLVLGDDSEEPKNDEQEHEFKEVEQLLDAVYGGKGTSGFGKSPLKIKKWLDGIRLHFPSEVVQIMQQDALERQGVKEMLLEPELLEKIEPSVSMVANILQFQHLLPDKTRNVARKLVQQIVAEIEQKIKNKLIPAIQKAKVPVSKPLLPESGQIDWKKTIQRNLRHYNNEIKSIIPEQWYGYRKGNRLPEIFILVDTSESMVESMIYSAIISSVLASLKTIETHLIFFNTEVSDLSGKYDDPVNLLFSTACGGGTDIGLAMSYTAQKIRNPSDCLIFLVSDLFEGGSKDPLLKQIQWLLERGASMFCLLSLSDNGIPEYDMSLAHKLNSFRIPCFACSPDKFAELLTDALNQNK, from the coding sequence ATGGAACTCAATCCTCTGCAACGATGGAAATTGGTTTTAGGCGATGATTCCGAAGAACCAAAAAACGACGAACAGGAGCATGAATTTAAGGAAGTTGAACAACTTCTGGATGCAGTGTATGGCGGAAAAGGCACATCGGGGTTTGGCAAATCACCGCTGAAAATAAAGAAATGGCTGGATGGCATCCGCTTACATTTTCCATCGGAAGTTGTTCAGATCATGCAACAGGATGCATTAGAACGACAGGGAGTCAAAGAAATGCTGCTGGAACCCGAACTTTTGGAAAAAATCGAACCTTCCGTATCGATGGTTGCCAATATTCTTCAGTTCCAGCATCTGCTGCCCGATAAAACCAGGAATGTAGCAAGGAAGCTTGTTCAGCAAATCGTTGCTGAGATCGAGCAAAAAATAAAAAATAAGTTGATACCAGCCATACAAAAGGCAAAGGTTCCCGTATCTAAACCCTTGTTGCCTGAATCGGGCCAAATCGACTGGAAAAAAACTATCCAAAGGAATTTGAGGCACTATAACAACGAAATTAAATCCATCATACCCGAACAATGGTATGGTTACCGCAAGGGAAATCGGCTTCCAGAAATTTTTATCCTGGTCGACACTTCGGAATCCATGGTGGAAAGCATGATTTATTCTGCAATCATTTCTTCTGTTCTGGCTTCCTTAAAGACCATTGAAACACATCTTATTTTTTTCAATACTGAAGTATCTGATCTCTCGGGAAAATACGATGATCCTGTTAACCTTTTATTCAGTACTGCTTGTGGGGGTGGTACCGATATTGGATTGGCCATGAGCTATACAGCTCAAAAAATCAGAAATCCTTCTGATTGTCTCATCTTTTTAGTCAGCGATCTATTTGAAGGGGGCAGTAAGGACCCTCTTCTCAAACAGATTCAATGGTTGTTGGAAAGAGGTGCAAGTATGTTTTGCCTGTTGAGTTTGTCGGACAATGGCATCCCGGAATACGATATGTCACTTGCCCACAAATTGAATAGTTTTAGAATTCCCTGTTTTGCCTGCTCCCCCGATAAATTCGCTGAATTGCTAACGGACGCTCTTAATCAAAATAAATAA
- a CDS encoding sulfatase-like hydrolase/transferase codes for MSSYLKWFFSIAFSWLIWFSLMRICFLVSAYFFNYQIEAGEVVKILFQGMYMDASMAGYLMLIPLLLFFVKDYIPYSKIIFYYHLIFSGIISILYSADAVLYKEWGYRMDKTAFIYLANFKEAGNFIAFSNVLIGISLIGLYFYVACVLFKKIKIEPSQLQKKSIYLFNLVFLPAMILPIRGGTGIIPMNPGKVYFSTHAISNHAALNVPWNLLYSINKTRKSDHEIQFMESEEADRILKANKSLELTPRPLFISSQRPKILMFILESFTSNLIFREFRGSEITPGLNRYFKTGIYFKNAYASGDRTEMGLAASLSGFPAQPFSSILHYPDKTQRLPSLIPDLKKQGYRTSFYYGGDVSFANMNTFLLNAGCDEILDKNDFPSSSYNAKWGVHDHILFEKVYSEVIADTSRFFKICLSLSSHPPYDVPEPTQWEGISEETQFLNTAYYTDKYLTLFLDKLQKDPVWNELLVVIVADHGARLPGNFEYHTPEKFHIPLWLGGGVVQKDSSIQTVVSQSDLPGIMLNELGLTSEKYLFSNSLGTVKIPFAYYAFNKGYGMVDSCGSASWNLEPHHLLLSHGEPCATEILGKAFVQKVVGSFQKL; via the coding sequence ATGAGCAGTTATCTGAAGTGGTTTTTTTCTATTGCATTCAGCTGGTTAATCTGGTTTTCTTTAATGCGAATATGTTTTTTGGTTTCCGCATATTTTTTCAATTATCAGATTGAAGCCGGTGAAGTGGTAAAAATTTTATTTCAGGGAATGTATATGGATGCTTCTATGGCTGGATATCTGATGTTGATCCCTTTGTTGCTTTTTTTTGTAAAAGATTATATTCCTTATTCAAAGATAATTTTCTACTATCACTTGATTTTTTCAGGCATCATTTCAATACTTTATAGCGCAGATGCAGTGTTATACAAGGAGTGGGGTTACAGGATGGATAAAACGGCTTTTATATATCTGGCAAACTTTAAAGAGGCGGGAAATTTTATTGCGTTTTCCAATGTATTGATAGGGATTTCATTAATAGGATTATATTTCTATGTAGCCTGTGTTCTTTTTAAAAAAATAAAGATCGAACCAAGTCAATTACAAAAAAAGAGCATCTATTTATTCAACTTGGTTTTCCTTCCGGCCATGATTTTGCCGATCAGAGGTGGAACCGGTATCATACCCATGAATCCTGGTAAAGTATATTTCAGTACACATGCCATTTCAAACCATGCTGCACTTAATGTTCCGTGGAATCTGTTATACAGCATCAATAAAACAAGAAAATCAGATCACGAGATTCAGTTTATGGAATCAGAAGAAGCAGATCGCATTTTAAAGGCAAATAAGAGCCTGGAACTCACACCCAGACCTTTATTTATCAGTTCGCAGCGTCCGAAAATTCTGATGTTTATATTGGAGAGTTTCACTTCGAATCTGATCTTTCGTGAATTTCGGGGTTCAGAAATTACCCCGGGCCTTAACCGGTATTTTAAAACAGGCATTTATTTTAAAAATGCATATGCATCAGGCGACCGGACAGAAATGGGGCTTGCTGCCAGTTTAAGCGGGTTTCCTGCGCAACCATTTTCTTCCATATTGCATTATCCCGATAAAACACAACGATTGCCTTCACTTATTCCTGATTTAAAAAAACAAGGATACCGTACTTCATTTTATTATGGGGGTGATGTCAGTTTCGCAAACATGAATACTTTTCTACTGAATGCTGGTTGCGATGAAATTTTAGATAAAAATGATTTTCCAAGTTCCAGTTACAACGCAAAATGGGGAGTTCATGATCATATTCTGTTTGAAAAAGTATATAGTGAAGTTATTGCAGATACGTCCCGTTTTTTCAAAATCTGTCTAAGTTTGAGCAGTCATCCTCCCTATGATGTACCCGAACCCACCCAATGGGAGGGAATCAGCGAAGAAACGCAGTTTCTCAATACTGCTTATTATACAGATAAATATTTGACTCTTTTTCTCGATAAGTTGCAGAAAGATCCGGTCTGGAATGAGCTTTTGGTGGTCATCGTGGCAGATCATGGAGCGAGATTGCCTGGAAATTTTGAATATCATACACCAGAAAAGTTTCACATTCCACTTTGGTTGGGTGGTGGCGTTGTGCAAAAGGACAGCAGCATACAAACAGTAGTGAGTCAATCAGACTTGCCGGGAATAATGCTCAATGAACTGGGATTAACTTCTGAAAAGTATTTGTTTTCAAATTCATTGGGCACTGTCAAAATACCATTTGCATATTATGCATTTAATAAAGGCTATGGTATGGTAGATTCCTGTGGGAGCGCATCCTGGAATTTGGAGCCACACCATTTGCTTTTATCTCATGGAGAACCGTGCGCAACTGAAATTCTCGGAAAAGCTTTTGTACAAAAAGTGGTAGGAAGTTTTCAGAAGTTGTAA
- a CDS encoding methyltransferase: MNDLNKEYWNQRWLNGQTGWDIGYASPALLDYMKDFTDKNLKILIPGCGNAYEAEALVEMGFTNISLIDISPAAVEMLHQKFKKYPRVNCICNDFFEHQGTYDFILEQTFFCALHPDRRLDYIDHCASLLNDGGQVAGLLFASPFKVEGPPFGGDRDEYRNLFEKRFRLLKMESCNNSIPPRAGNELFFIAEKKN; the protein is encoded by the coding sequence ATGAACGATCTTAATAAAGAATACTGGAACCAAAGATGGCTGAACGGGCAAACCGGATGGGATATTGGTTATGCATCTCCGGCTTTATTGGATTACATGAAAGATTTTACGGACAAAAATCTTAAAATTCTAATTCCGGGATGTGGCAATGCATACGAAGCCGAGGCATTGGTAGAAATGGGATTCACCAACATCAGCCTAATCGATATTTCTCCTGCTGCTGTCGAAATGTTGCATCAGAAGTTTAAGAAATATCCCCGGGTAAATTGCATATGCAATGATTTTTTTGAACACCAGGGTACTTATGATTTCATTCTCGAACAAACATTCTTTTGTGCCTTGCATCCGGATCGCAGACTGGATTACATAGACCATTGTGCGTCTCTGTTGAACGACGGAGGTCAAGTAGCAGGTTTGCTTTTCGCTTCACCATTTAAAGTTGAAGGGCCACCTTTCGGAGGGGATCGCGATGAATACAGGAATTTGTTTGAGAAGCGGTTCAGACTTCTGAAAATGGAAAGTTGCAACAACAGCATTCCTCCTCGTGCCGGAAACGAGTTGTTTTTTATTGCTGAAAAGAAAAACTAA